The sequence CGCCGGCGCCGCGCTCGTCATCGTGTCCGACGCATCGATCGAGACCGCGGGGCGTCCGCGGTTGGCAGTGGCGGATCTGCGTACCGAGGCTCGTGGCGATGTGCCTGCCCCGGTGACCGCGGCAGCCGATCTGGCGCTGCTCATCTACACGAGCGGGTCCACCGGCAAGCCGAAGGGTGTGATGCTCTCGCACGGCAACATCTCGGCGATGGCCCTGATGATGGACCAGGCGCTGACACTCGGACCGGACGATCACTGCCTGTTGGTCCTGCCGCTGTTCCACGTCAACGCGATCTGCGTCAGCTTCCTCGCGACGCTGCTGAATGGCGGCCAGCTGTCGATCCTCAGTCGGTTCCACCCGGTCGAGTTCATGCGGGCCATCGAGACGTTGCGGCCGACGTACTTCTCGGCCGTGCCGACGATCTACACCTTCCTGCTGGCGCTGCCCGCCGATGTCGCCGTTGACACGTCGTCGGTGCGGTTCGGGATCTGCGGCGCGGCGCCAGCCTCGGCGGAGTTGTTGACCGGCTTCGAGGCGCGGTACGGCTTCCCGCTCCTCGAGGGATACGGCCTCACCGAGTGCACCTGTGCCGCCACCGCGAACCCGCTCGACGGCGAGCGCAAGGTCGGCACCGTCGGGCCAGCCCTCCCCGGCCAGACGGTCGCGATCATGGGTCCGGATGGCGAGCTGATGCCGACCGGCGAGCGCGGCGAAGTGGTCCTGCGTGGCGACAACGTCATGCAGGGCTATCTCAACCGTCCGGACGCCACCGCCGACGCCCTCGGCGACGGCTGGCTGCACACCGGTGACGTCGGGATCCTCGACGAGGACGGCTATCTCCAGCTCGTCGATCGGATCAAGGACATGATCATCCGGGGTGGCGAAAACCTCTATCCCAAGGAGATCGAGACGGTCCTGCTGCACGATCCGGCGGTGATCGAAGCCGCGGTCGTCGGGCAGCCGCACCCGGTCTATGGCGAGGTGGCGGTGGCGTACGTCGCGCTGCATCCCGAGCGCTCGACCAGCGTCGAGGCCCTCCGCGACGCGTGCGCGACGCACCTCACGAAGGTCAAGGTGCCCACGACGATCACGGTCCTCGACGCCCTGCCCAAGAACCCGGTCGGGAAGATCGACAAGCCCACCCTGCGTACGTACGCGGACGCAGCGATCGAAGGAGTCTGAGATGGGATTTCTCAAAGCAGAGCCGGAGCCGATGCCTCCGGCGGAGCTGTTGGCGCTCCCGTTCCTGGAGCGGATCCGGGTCATGTCGACGACGTGGGTGACCGCAGGGTTCAACACCCCGCGGATGCTGCACGTCGTCTACGTCCTCAAGATGCTCGGGCTGTACTTCGCCGTCGGCCTGGCCATCACGTCGTGGACGACGACCGGTGTGAGTTTCGCTCACCCGGCGAGCTGGTTCGACCACGTCGTGGTCTACCAGAAGTTGGCGGTCTGGCTGATGCTGCTGGAGGTCATCGGACTCGGCGGCGCGTTCGGCCCGTTGTGCGGTCACTTCGCCCCGATGCTCGGCAACATCCGTTACTGGGTACGCCCCGGCACGATCCGGATGGCGCCCTGGGCCAGGCACGTACCGCTCACCGGCGGCGACCAGCGGACCGTCTTCGATGTCGTGCTCTATCTGGGCGTGCTCGCCAGCCTCGTGCTCCCGCTGGCGGTGAGCGCGCAGGCGGTGCCGCACGTCCCGGCCGGCACCACCACACAGGAACTGATCCCGGCCTGGGCCTTCATCCCGATCCTGGTGACGATGCCCCTGATGGGACTGCGCGACAAGGTGGTCTTCCTGGCCGCTCGATCGGAGCAGTACCTGCCGATCATGCTCTGGTCGGCGATCCTCGGCGCAGTCGCGCTGGCCAAGGGCGCCACGGCGGGTGACTTCGTCGAGCTGGTGGTCGTCTTCAAGATCATCATCGTGGTCGTCTGGGTCGGCGCGGGAGTCTCCAAGTTGGGTGAGCACTTCATCAACGTCGTGCCGCCGATGATCTCCAACAGCCCGGGCCATCTGAACGTCATCAAGAGGCTGCATTACCGCAACGCCCCGGACGACATTCGTCCCAGTGGGCTGTCCTGGTTCATGGCGCATGTCGGCGGCACCACCGTCGAGATCCTGATCCCGCTGGTCCTGCTGGTGACCAGCGACAACGACATCGCGAGGATCGGGGCGATCGCGATGCTGGTCTTCCACATCTTCATCACGTCGACCTTCCCGCTCGCCGTGCCGCTGGAGTGGAACGTCTACTTCGGCTACATCGCGATCGTGTTGTGGGGCGGGTTCGGCTCCGGGTTCGATGCCGCCACGTACAACATCTGGAATGTCCACCAGCCGTGGCTGCTCGTCCCGGTGTTCGCGTTGGCGCTGTTCGGACCGGTCCTGGGCAACCTCCGGCCGGATCTGGTCTCCTTCCTGCCGTCGATGCGCCAGTACGCCGGTAACTGGGCCTCGGCCGTCTGGGCGATGCGGCCGGGCGTCGAGGAGCGGCTCAACGAACTCCCGCTGGTCGAGAATCAGATCGACCAACTGCAGCGGATGGCGCCGATGCCGTACACCCGTGACGAGGCCGACCTGACCGTCCAGAAGGCGCTCGCGTGGCGTTCGATGCACAGCCAGGGACGGGGCCTCTTCTCGGTGCTGATCGAGCACCTCGACGACATCGAGGGGCGGACGCTGCGAGAGGGCGAGTTCATGTGCAACACGATCGTCGGATGGAACTTCGGCGATGGCCACCTGCATGACGAACGACTGATCGCGGCGATCCAGAGGCGGCTCAACCTGCAGCCGGGAGATCTGGTCGTCGCGTTCTGCGAGTCCCAGGCGACGCCATGGGCGAACCCGCCGCAGCGGTACCGGGTGATCGATGCTGCTCTGGGCGTGGTCGAGCGCGGCACCTGGGACGTGAAGGACTGCGTACGTGAGCAGCCGTGGCTGCCGAACGGGCCGATCCCGTTGGATGTGACCTGGATGGCCGACGGGTTCGCGCGGCAGCAGACCCTGACCGCCCTACATCCTGCGACGAACGGATAATCGACTCATGAGCACAGCGGTCGTCGTCGGCAGTGGCCCCAATGGGCTCGCTGCCGCCATCCGACTGGCTCAGGCCGGAGTCGAGGTGACCGTCGTCGAGGCGTACGCCCGCGCAGGCGGCGGGACGCGAACCAGTGAACTCACGCTGCCCGGGGTGCTGCACGACGAATGCGCCGCGTTCCACCCGACAGGGGTGGCGTCCCCGTTCTTCGCCTCCCTGGGGCTCGAACGTCACGGCCTTCGCTGGCTGTGGCCCGAGATTGATCTGGCGCATCCGCTCGACGACGGCCGCGCCGGGCTCGCAGGTCGCAACGCTGATCTGACGACGCGGTCCCTCGGTGCAGATGCAGCCAGGTGGAATCGGCTCTTCGGCGCTGCCGTACGCAACTTCGGCGACCTCGTCGATGAGGTGTTCAAGCCGGTCGCGCACCTGCCGAAGCACCCGGTGACTCTCGGGAAGTTCGGCATCCGGGCGCTGCCACCGGCTACCGCGACGGTGCGTCGCTTCGACGACGAACCGGCGAAGGCGCTGTTCACCGGGGTCGCCGCGCACAGTTTCGATCGTCTCGACCGGCCCCTGGGGAGTTCGGTCGGGATGCTGCTCACCGCTGCGGCGCATGCGGTCGGCTGGCCTGTCGCCGAAGGCGGAAGTGAGGCGATCGCCCGGGCGCTGCTGACCGAACTCACCGCTCTGGGCGGCCGCGTGATCACCGGCGTACGGGTGACGTCCCTGGCCATGCTCACCGATCTCGTCGGGACCACACCGGACGTGGTCATGCTCGACACCGCTCCGGCCGGGGTTCTCGAGATCGTCGGCAGTCGGTTGCCCGGCCACGTCCGCCGTGCCCTCACCCGGTACTCATACGGGCCGGCGGCGTTCAAGGTCGACTTCGCGATCGCGGGCGACATCGCGTGGACGAACGAGGACTGCCGCCGCGCCGGTACGCTGCATCTGGGCGGATCCGCGGCCCAGATCGCTGCGAACGAGGCTGCGACCGTACGCGGGGTCATGGCGGAGCAGCCGTTCGTCCTGTTGGGTCAGCAGTACCTCTGCGACCCGACCCGCTCCAGTGCGGGGGCGAATCCGATCTATGCGTACGCGCATGTGCCGCACGGGTACACCGGTGACGCCACCGAGGCCGTGATCAGGCAGATCGAGCGGTTCGCGCCCGGATTCCGTGACCAGATCCTGGCGGTCTCGACGCGTACGCCCGCCCAGCTCGAGGCGTACAACGCGAACTATGTCGGCGGGGACATCGGTGCTGGCGCCAACACGATGCGTCAGATCGTGCTCCGCCCACGACTGGCCGCGAATCCGTACGCGCTCGGCGTGCCCGGTGTGTATCTCTGCTCATCCGCGACCCCGCCGGGTGCTGGAGTCCACGGGATGGGTGGGTTCCATGCGGCGGAGGCGGCGTTGAAGCGGCTGTAGTCGGCTCATGCTTCTGCGGGAGGATGGCGGACGTGAACCGCCTTGCGTCCGCGACCTCCCCCTACCTCCTCCAGCACGCTCAGAACCCAGTCGACTGGTGGGAGTGGAGTCCCGAGGCGTTCGCCGAGGCCAGGCGTCGCGATGTCCCCATCCTCCTGAGTGTCGGGTACGCCGCCTGCCACTGGTGCCACGTCATGGCTCACGAGTCGTTCGAGGACGAGTCCACCGCGGCGTACCTCAACGCTCACTACGTCCCGATCAAGGTCGATCGTGAGGAGCGCCCCGACGTCGATGCGGTCTACATGGCT comes from Nocardioides baekrokdamisoli and encodes:
- a CDS encoding class I adenylate-forming enzyme family protein is translated as MSLAYLPWNRPTEWDDRPCLRDDREELTYGRFADRVAAAAEQFAELGVTRGSVVAIMLPNRIELLTAIVAAWRLGATATPINPTFTATEAGYQIVDAGAALVIVSDASIETAGRPRLAVADLRTEARGDVPAPVTAAADLALLIYTSGSTGKPKGVMLSHGNISAMALMMDQALTLGPDDHCLLVLPLFHVNAICVSFLATLLNGGQLSILSRFHPVEFMRAIETLRPTYFSAVPTIYTFLLALPADVAVDTSSVRFGICGAAPASAELLTGFEARYGFPLLEGYGLTECTCAATANPLDGERKVGTVGPALPGQTVAIMGPDGELMPTGERGEVVLRGDNVMQGYLNRPDATADALGDGWLHTGDVGILDEDGYLQLVDRIKDMIIRGGENLYPKEIETVLLHDPAVIEAAVVGQPHPVYGEVAVAYVALHPERSTSVEALRDACATHLTKVKVPTTITVLDALPKNPVGKIDKPTLRTYADAAIEGV
- a CDS encoding phytoene desaturase family protein — encoded protein: MSTAVVVGSGPNGLAAAIRLAQAGVEVTVVEAYARAGGGTRTSELTLPGVLHDECAAFHPTGVASPFFASLGLERHGLRWLWPEIDLAHPLDDGRAGLAGRNADLTTRSLGADAARWNRLFGAAVRNFGDLVDEVFKPVAHLPKHPVTLGKFGIRALPPATATVRRFDDEPAKALFTGVAAHSFDRLDRPLGSSVGMLLTAAAHAVGWPVAEGGSEAIARALLTELTALGGRVITGVRVTSLAMLTDLVGTTPDVVMLDTAPAGVLEIVGSRLPGHVRRALTRYSYGPAAFKVDFAIAGDIAWTNEDCRRAGTLHLGGSAAQIAANEAATVRGVMAEQPFVLLGQQYLCDPTRSSAGANPIYAYAHVPHGYTGDATEAVIRQIERFAPGFRDQILAVSTRTPAQLEAYNANYVGGDIGAGANTMRQIVLRPRLAANPYALGVPGVYLCSSATPPGAGVHGMGGFHAAEAALKRL
- a CDS encoding DUF3556 domain-containing protein, with product MGFLKAEPEPMPPAELLALPFLERIRVMSTTWVTAGFNTPRMLHVVYVLKMLGLYFAVGLAITSWTTTGVSFAHPASWFDHVVVYQKLAVWLMLLEVIGLGGAFGPLCGHFAPMLGNIRYWVRPGTIRMAPWARHVPLTGGDQRTVFDVVLYLGVLASLVLPLAVSAQAVPHVPAGTTTQELIPAWAFIPILVTMPLMGLRDKVVFLAARSEQYLPIMLWSAILGAVALAKGATAGDFVELVVVFKIIIVVVWVGAGVSKLGEHFINVVPPMISNSPGHLNVIKRLHYRNAPDDIRPSGLSWFMAHVGGTTVEILIPLVLLVTSDNDIARIGAIAMLVFHIFITSTFPLAVPLEWNVYFGYIAIVLWGGFGSGFDAATYNIWNVHQPWLLVPVFALALFGPVLGNLRPDLVSFLPSMRQYAGNWASAVWAMRPGVEERLNELPLVENQIDQLQRMAPMPYTRDEADLTVQKALAWRSMHSQGRGLFSVLIEHLDDIEGRTLREGEFMCNTIVGWNFGDGHLHDERLIAAIQRRLNLQPGDLVVAFCESQATPWANPPQRYRVIDAALGVVERGTWDVKDCVREQPWLPNGPIPLDVTWMADGFARQQTLTALHPATNG